The genomic stretch TTCAATGAGAATGTATAGATAGCATGTGCTAGGTTTACCCTGTATCGAAGGCTACTGTTGCCTCAGACACTCAGACCAATGGAAGAAAAAGACCCCGAGAGTGGTAACAATCCAATGTGCTAACCGTATAATCGTTCATTACATTATTTGTGTCTCAGCTAACATATATATCACCATACGTGAAAAGGAACTAATTCCAAAAGTCGCCAAACACTAGCAACTTAGGAAAACTACAGAAATGAACAAAGTTGTTGCACTTGTGGTCAGTGTATAACATAGCTGGTAGTTCATCTGGGGCAAGAAACTCACAAGTCACGTTATGTTCCATTGAATATCTCCATGTGGAAGAGATTGACACTGCAACAGATTGATCGACACCGGCCTCTGCAGGAATTACTAGTTTCAGTTTTTTGTACTGTATGAAAAATAAGTCTGCATGGCGCTGGAGACTGTTACATGAAGATAATAAGATAAAGTTGCTAAATACACAGTAACCTAGAGCTCGGTAAAAATTCAACAATTCAAGCACCCCATTTTCTCCAACATCAACCAAAAAATACGTCCCACAAATGTCACTATGAAGGTAGGAGCTGTGTCCTTATTGAAGACAGGCTAACCCGCTCAGAGATCTTTGACAATCTCAATGCCAATGGCCATGGAGTTAGCCGTGCCAATGATAGATTTGTTTGCACAATGCCTCCAGCGACATATGCTTGCAGAAGGGGTCATTCTTCTTAAGTTTTGCAATCTCATAGACGTGGCAGAGCGTTAGGGATGTCACGAAATTGTGACCTGGATGAGTGCTGGCGTATCAATCCTGAACAAACTTGAGTGTCAACCATCACAAAAACACACTTTCAGAATAACTCAACAAATCCTAGTCACCAGATAGCGCATACAACGTGAACAGGTATACTTTGAGCTTCTTACGGAAGGATATGATGAATGTCAGTTGTAATTTTGCGAGACTCGCATAGGAGAATAGATGTCAAATCGTGCAAAGGTACCAGCAGTACAAACCATGCACCAATGCATGAACTTTAAATATTTGCATTATCTCACCAAATAACAGCTTTGTTCCATAAGTCCATAACGATAAAAGAGAAACTTGCACATTCTATCAAGTGGCATGTCTGCAGCACGAGTCTTTTGCAATTGTATTCATCTACAAAACAAATCATATTCTCATCAGAAAATTAGTGAAGCCTACAATACAATAATGTTGCAGTCTGTTTACATCGGCTGAAGCGCAAGCCATTCCTCCCTGAGGTTCCTGATATCCTTTTCTAGTGGCCTCAGTGCATATCCAACCATCTGTCCACTGTCAAAAGAGAGAGCAGGGAGCAGCAAACAAGTAAAATCAGGTGCACTGCATTTCCTCACTCAGACGAGGGTTTTGTGTCGTCCTCCATTTGATCATCTCCAGGCAGCCCAAATATCCGCAGGTTACGGTCCATAGAACCTACTGCGATATACTTAGCATCAGCTCCAAACTTTGCAGAGGTCACTTTCCCTGTCAAAGGACAGTAGTTACAAGAACCAAGTTAGTTCACCTATACTGTACATGCCAGCTCAACCAGGGCCAGGAAGGGTGCAAACCTGTTCCTGACAAATCTGGCAGGGTCTTGATAAGATTCCATTCAGTCTTAACGTTAGCTACTTGGTAAACCCTGCAACCACAGATAGGATTTCAAGGGAGGTCAAAAACTCAAAATATCATGTCTGGACCTATCATAAATTCCCCTCCATTAGCAATGCAACTATGCCAataaatcaagaacataccttatATCTGAACCAGCAACAGCAAGATAGCTGCCGCTAAAATCAAATTCCACTGCAGAACAGAAGAGAAAGCATCACCACTAGCTATTCAAAACTCATCTGTCTTAAATGTATTGAGCACGCAACTGACACAAAAAGTTCCTTACCAGAATTTGTTGGTGTGTCCGAATCATATGGCGAGAAAGTCCTAAAATTTCTCAATTTCCGTAGATCCCAAAGCTTGACACCATCAAGAGCGGCAGTCTGTAAGGGGGCGAAGATATCAGAACAACAAAGACTATGACATTGTGCACATTGTTTTTGGAAACATACATACCGCCAGGAAGTAACCATTTTCAGAGAAGGACATAGCAGTGACCGGTCCAGCATGCCCCTCAAACTTTGCAACATTTGTCTACAGACAAATAAATGTTCATTaggaaatatattttgagagcacaaattagggtgtcaagtgggatcccacctaaGTCCCACTTGTAGTACATTTTGCTTTTTCTAGTGTAAATTTTGACACAAATTTTTTAACTAGAAAAGGCAAAATACACTAAAAGTGAGATCCCACAggaatcccaccttgacaccttaGCACAAATGCATGACCATCTCATGCATATTCTTGAAAACAATTGAAGTACGAACCTGTGtcttaacatcccaaattttgacaacagcTTCAGTAGTCCCTGTTCCAAGGATAAGACCATCAGGGTGGAAAGAAGCAGATGTATATCCCTCTTGTCCTGAAGCCTCGCCAACCTGATAAAAAATATCTTTTAAGACTGCATACACATGTATGTAAGTGGGACATGTGGGAAATGAGGATTATAGCCTATGTGAGTGGACCTGTGAGAGGCAAGACCCTGTCGAAATATCATAGAAACACCATGTATTATCCTTGGCAGCAGTCACAAAGTACTTCTGAGTTGCATGGATTGTGACAGCTTCGACCTGAGATTATAAAATAGAAAATGAGTTAATAAAAGATTTTTTTGCTCAACTTCATTGTTTCTGAAGTTGAGAAGAATTCAAAAGCGAAACACCAAAACTTTGGCAAGATTAATTGTAGATGTTGTCAAATCTAATATGATACCAAAAAATGTCTTGAAATGGAATAATGAATATTTCATGGAATAAGCGTTTCAGCTAGCCTTAAACCATAATTCTGTGGACAGGAAATTATGACCTCAAGCGTGTGAGATCTGTTCAGCAAAAGCAATGTCCACCTAAATAAAAAAATACTAACCTCAGCAGTATGATCTTTCAATGTATGGATGCAACTGTAGTTTCCCTCCTCACTCCCTTGCCAAATCCGAACAGTCTGCAGTGTTTAAAAACAGGTCAAGAAGACTTAACTACCAAATTCAAAATAGCATCATAATATTGGAACACTCAATCTTTTAAGAGCTCAAGGGCTATAAAAAGAATGATCTGGTCCCACGTTTCCACCGTGAGTTTTGACAGTGCAACAATGCAAAGCAGTCCAGTGATAACAGGAGTAACATCAGGAGATCAATAAAAACAATAGCAACTTTTAATTCAATTATGATTATCCATAAGTGAGCATGTAAATGAAATATTCCCATAGCTTGGACTTGGAGAAGGTAGTAGTCTACTGACCAACATAAGCAGGAAGCCATAGCATGTTAGTGTAATGATTTTAGAGCAGATGGTCCAACTACAGAACTTCTTTTCACTGCTTCCATAGTCCAAAAAATTCTATAATTTTATTTAAAGACATCCTCTAGTTAAGCATATCAACCAAACATTATCTTTAAAAAGTTTTAGTATTTTTATAAAAAAAGGAATGgcaccttccccagaccccgcacagtgcgggagctctcagcactgggtacgtcctttttttttataaaaaaaggaATGGAACATGGGGAGAGTTAACAGGGTAATAGGATTTTTACATATATGAACAACCAATTTGTTTACATATGCATTGATTAGATCCAAGCAGAAGTCTACTAAACTCAACAAATTGTTTAGTCATTTTGGAAGCAGAGCCACAGACAAGTCTGGTAAGAAGTCAGAAGTTATGTTGGCCATACCCAGCTTAGTCTTGGATTGAGTTGGATATTTTTGCAGTTTATATCAGAATATGTATATCTATTAGCAAcaatacatgtatgtgttgatgcATTCTGCTGGCAGAAGAGGTGGGATTGAAAATTTTGTGATATTGGGAAATTTAATTTTAACATACTTTGTTGCCTCTGAAAACCATCCCATGGGACATAACACAAGGTGCAGTTAATAAAATCAACATGCGGTTATTTAACCCATTTTCTGCAACTAACTTAGGAAGTAGCATACCTTGTCTGCCGATCCAGTTACGACAAGCTCATCACGGGGAACAAATTTCAAAGTAGTTATCTATAAGTAAGAaagttcccatgttatgattaacTTAACTTATATGAAAAATAGGAAATTAAGGATGCATCAAAAGCACAAGAGTGAAAGACCTTCTTGGAGTGACCAGCAAGTGTGCACAGGATTTGACCAGATGGCCTATCAAAGAGCACTGCATTCGTATCGATGCCCCCAGTTGCAATAATATCCTGTTAATCCAGTAAATGAAGAACTTAATCAAACTACAACATCACAGTAAATGAACAAATCTACATTTGCTAAGCCCTCCTCAAATTAACACACCGTACTGCCACACAAAAGTAAATGCAGTAACAAGATGTTGGGTAGTTACATAATGTGCAATACTGCAATCTCATATCCAGTTTAGCCAGCAGGACAAACACGTAGCAAAACAAGGTAAATTAACAATCTAACCTTTGAAGGATGCATATCCATAGATAAAATGCCTGGCTTGTTTGTCTTGTGGAGCGGATGACTAGAGATCTGAGTATATCTCTCAAGTGCATCAATTGGTGCCAAACTTGGTGGTACCTGAGCCAGGACAGATATAATTGTTGCCTCATTTCACCAATAAAGCCATGTAATAATGAAACTAGTTTTACAATAATGCACCATATAAGACAAGGGAACATATTATGTGCAAATCTACATATCTCTAAACATCCCTATCTGCACGGTTTAATTGTGTTTTGATGGGCAGATCTTCTAGAGAGTTAGCTTGTTTCGTGTTCACATTATGCAGGGAGTTGAACTTACTTCTTGTAGCTGTGGAGCGAAGTGCGTACCTGTCGTTTCTTACGCTGGGCAGAAAGCATGGTATTACACTCTGTCAGTTCATCAATCATGACAGGATTGATACCAGGACGAATCTTCTTCCCATCAGGGCCAATTTCCTCTTCCATTGCTGTATGCAACAAAGCTAAACTATAAGAAATCAAAAACtataaaaatatatataacaGCCTTCATGTAGTAGGAACCTCTTTTTCCGTTGGAAACTGCCGCTGCAGGTGTAGCTCCCGCCATCGATGCCGGAATCTGCCTCTCAGCTAGAGCCAAAAGTGCTCTAGACTCATCTCTTTCCTTCTTTAATCTGGCTATAACACGGCAGGCAGCATCATGCTGGAAGGGGCAAAAAAACTAGTTAGTGGATGATGGGGTTCTTTAATGCAAGACTATAACTGAGTTTACCCTCCATGGATTCACCTATATAGGCTATACATGTAGAGAAGTAAAAGTGAAAATACAACAAGCCTGCCAATTTAATCAAACATTAAACAAAATAAGCTGACTCAATAACGTTTTTGTAGATTAAACTTTCATGACCCAGATAACCTCCACATGTTAGTTTCATAAATATTATGCTAAAGAAACTAAAATAGCTTTTCATATCAGGACAGAACCTGATCAGAGGATCTTTTACCCCTCCATATTCCTGAATACATGTCATTCTACCTTGCAAAGTTTGTTCCTAAATACACTCCATAATTTCAGAACTTAGACCAGTTTGTTATTTGCATACCCTACATTCGTATATTAACAGTTCAATTTATTAGTCCAGACTAGGGCAAGACAGATTACCCCCAGAACAGTAAATGAAATAATGAAGGGTAGGTAATACAATATTATTTACACTATTTATTATTGTGCAAAATCTTACAACAAAATATATTCAGGAATGATGGGAGTATAAATGTCTTGTTTCATATTTATTCAACTTAAGAAAACATAAATATCAGAGTGTAGAACAATTTAACTACTGGGACACAGCAATGAAAGCAACAAAACCAAAGCTATCTACAGATAATCATGATGACAAGTTGACTACAGAGAGGGATTTGGTTATAATTAATCAATTACGACATTAGACAGGTCAACACAGAAAAGCCAACAACATTGACCACTTCTCACATAATATGTTTTTTTAGACACGCATTATATGCTCAGGTGTGCTAGTGCCTAGTGCTAGAAATAAGCGGTCAACCACCCACATAAGGGCAACCATAAGCATAAGAAACCTTATGTAAATAATTGCTAGCTTGTTTCCAGATCTAAGAATGTACTTCCTCCATCCCACAACATAGGAGGACAGAGGCAGTAGAATACAAGTTTCTCAGAAGACCCAAAACAAAACAACCCCATCACTTAAAAAGAACGTTACCTTGGACAAAAGAAATTATAATTCAAGTAAGTAACTAAAACACAGGTTAGAAACAACACCCTCTAAAATTGTGTTTGTTGTTCATCGTTCGAGTTAAGCTACAATTCCCAGAAAGAACAATTCTAAGTCATGTTTATTGTGTATAACTAAATGAGCAGAGAAAACATGGTTCCAACAATGAATGATTCCACATCCTACTGCATCTACTGAGACCATCACCAGCCAATTCATAAATCGAGTGTGGTCACTGGAATGTTCACAAGAATCCACAACACCCTAACAATGAACCCATGTATAGCTCAGATTCCTCCAGCAGGCCCTTGGTCAGCAAAAGGTGATTATCCAGACACTATGAAATAAAACAGACCGAGATTTTTGAGAGAGAACAAATTTTCCCTACTTTTGACTAGCAAAAAATTTCATTAAGCATGAATTGAGATGAAATAATTTGCATGGCTCGAAAAAAAAAAGACCTGGTATAGCGCATGACTAAGTTCTTGTCTTGCTGTGTGAAGCTGCTGCTCCAAAGCAAAGTTAGAAAGCATGAGAGCATCCCACTCCTGCAAATCAGAAAAACAAAAAGATCTACTGAGAATATAGCGGGTCAGGTAAATAGTACCACAATGTAGCCTTCACTAGAAAGGAATATATTACAGCAGAATGTAGGGCTTATTTAAATGTGATCATTCTTACTCTAGACAATATGCAAAGTTAAGAAAAATGAAGCAGCAATATTACTGTAACAGTCCCTGATTCCACATTTATAACCAATGACCGGGCAATTTTTCTAGCTCTAATCTAGTGTAAGTTACATCTGTGTAGATGCTAAAGAAATAATTCAACATTTGAGATGGCTACACTTGCAATCAGTTAATTTTGTTTGGTAACTGCATAGTCTGACATTCAGTGGAGGAATACACTTAAATAGCTTGACAGTATTGCAATAAGCCAAGAAGGTGCCTATCTTTGATGTTAGAAGCACAATATAGAATTCTGTCACATTTGACGTCTAATGATAACACTCTACAAATGGTAAACTGCAAAAATAAGTAGGAATATGTTTATCAACAGTTGAGAATCACATTTAACTCAAAAACCCCACATACATTTTGAAAGATCCCGAGGAGTCCAGGAACACTTGCAGCCTGCAAAGGCCTGGGCTTCACAACCTGCGAATAACAGAGGTAGTCAATGGTTTTCTCAAAGATCGAGGCAATTCTTCTCTAAATATTTGAGAGGTGGTGTGGAAGCTACTTCTAGCTAGCTAATTAATATATTGGCACCAGTTAACCGTACATAGGAGAATCACCCTAACATGCTAGTGATTTCGAAATTTTGCTAACACCCCAACGAAGGAAGCCTCACCTTGTTGGTCTTCACCAGCACGATGTCGTCCATGGAGAGGTCATCCTTGGTGACCGGGCACTTTCCATGGTcctgcgccaccaccaccgccgccacataATCTTAGCACAGACAGGACAAAAAAAAAGCGGGGCGAGATCTAAGTCTCTAAGACGTGGCGACCGACCTCAATGTAGCGCTCGATGAGCCGCCGCTCGAAAAGGAGCCCCGACCTCTTGGATACCACCGGCtcatccggcacctcgccggagacttGAGGCGCAAGCGGAGAAGCAAGGGAAGAGGAATTAGAGCACGGGTAGACGGATCGGGGAGCTAGGGTTTTGAAGAAAATTAAGGATGCGGGAATGAGACTGTAAGAGCTTACTTGCGCAGATCATGCTAGCGGCGGCGAAGGGAGGGCCGGAGAGAGCGCGAGCACGGGACACCTACCAGGTCGCAATGTCTCTGGCGGTGCCCGTGGCGGTTGCGGCGCGCCGGcgacgggaggaggcggcggggagCCGCTAGGGTTTTAATTCGAGTGGAGTGGGAAAGTTTGTCTTCTCGGCGGGGAGTGAAATTACAGGAGGAAACTCAACCTTTGCGAAATTTCAGCTATGCCCTTGGACTTTGAGTGTAAGTATTGCTGGGCTTTCTTCGGGCAGCCGCAAGCCCAGGCCCGGCAAGCTACCAGAGTCCGGCTGCTACGTACGCTGTGTAATGTGATCTACGGAGTACAAGACTGCGTCGAAGGGGAATACACTAGAGGTTATTTTACCAGAGATTATACTCGAGGAGCAGTCTGTTTTTGTTTTGGACTAAATGTTATTTTACCAGAGATTATATCTGAGGAgcaatcggaaattcaattcggctcccgggtgcgtatgctctctataccaaaaaattatatttcgagttgtcgaaaatttttgacaaaaaattctacgtgtacatctccgtaatatatgtgcattcgtcaagtttcacgaaaaatcaatattttttatggtctatgtaaaaaagagaaaattcatcttctaaaaagcattatttttaggactgagttttctcttttttacacacatcacatggcaagtccattttttatgaaataACTTTGTGAGCGGGTAGCACGTGAAgaggtacgtgcgaattttttgtttcaatttttttgaaattcaaaatatgtgtaagatgaaattcaaaatagagggagcatatgctcccatgttccaaaacaccactcccatgaGCAATCTGCTTTTGTTCCAGGGAGGCTAATCACGGATAATATTATTACGGCATACGAGTACCTTCACTTTATGAAACGTACAAAGGCGAAGAAACGTCGATTTTATACGCTAAAACTGGATATGCGCAAGGCGTATGACAGGATTGAGTGGTCGTATTTGGAGGCTATCATGCTAAAGCTTGGCTTCAATAGAGAGTGGGTATctatgggtgtgtttggtagctcggCTCACCTCAGAAATTCTCATCTCAACCTAGCTCAAGTCACTATTTCTTGTTTGTTAGCCCGGGTCGGGTCAGCTCAGCAGTGCCCCCCTCATACCAAAAACACCTCTCAGCTAGGCCGGGTTGAGAAGTtgaaatcgagcttcacaaccaAGCAAGGCTGAACTCATACCCGTAGAACAATGTAGCCGCGTCACGCCACCTCACAGACCCCCCACCCCCACTTTTTCTATCTCATTTGCCCCATGTTCCTTCTCCTGTGAGCATCGGGCCGAGTTGGAGCAAGCAGAGCCAGAACTCGCGCCGGCGCCCTTcggctcgccgccggcgacgaggcTGGTCCTCATCCCTCTCCAGCCCTCCTCTGCCTGTAGCTCAACGTGGATGAGGCTCTGCTGGATgcgcctcaatgtcggagttaacaagctccacaacattcgatgttcatatttaaataaccttagagtgcatgatagatcaacgcaattataccgagtactaacatagcatgcacactgtcac from Lolium rigidum isolate FL_2022 chromosome 4, APGP_CSIRO_Lrig_0.1, whole genome shotgun sequence encodes the following:
- the LOC124705371 gene encoding pre-mRNA-processing factor 19, encoding MICAISGEVPDEPVVSKRSGLLFERRLIERYIEDHGKCPVTKDDLSMDDIVLVKTNKVVKPRPLQAASVPGLLGIFQNEWDALMLSNFALEQQLHTARQELSHALYQHDAACRVIARLKKERDESRALLALAERQIPASMAGATPAAAVSNGKRAMEEEIGPDGKKIRPGINPVMIDELTECNTMLSAQRKKRQVPPSLAPIDALERYTQISSHPLHKTNKPGILSMDMHPSKDIIATGGIDTNAVLFDRPSGQILCTLAGHSKKITTLKFVPRDELVVTGSADKTVRIWQGSEEGNYSCIHTLKDHTAEVEAVTIHATQKYFVTAAKDNTWCFYDISTGSCLSQVGEASGQEGYTSASFHPDGLILGTGTTEAVVKIWDVKTQTNVAKFEGHAGPVTAMSFSENGYFLATAALDGVKLWDLRKLRNFRTFSPYDSDTPTNSVEFDFSGSYLAVAGSDIRVYQVANVKTEWNLIKTLPDLSGTGKVTSAKFGADAKYIAVGSMDRNLRIFGLPGDDQMEDDTKPSSE